A stretch of the Sulfurimonas sp. HSL3-1 genome encodes the following:
- the polA gene encoding DNA polymerase I — protein sequence MPKTITVIDTFGFFFRSFYALPPLTNKEGFPTGLLTGFINFIDRLHQDHASDYIVFALDAKGPTFRNEIDPEYKAHRPPPPDELKAQLPIAIEWIEKMGFKTLMQSGFEADDMIASITKKAVEAGMVVRIVSHDKDLYQLIDDDKVVLVDAIKRKDVNETECLEKYGIRPEQFTDYQALLGDSADNVPGVKGIGKVTAQKLLNAYETLDNVYANIDEVKPAGVQKKLREGEENAWMSRKLVTLRDDLFETVAWDEYDMDDRNPFLPIVPELIRYEMNGIIRKLKAKKLISEEEISQENAVQEAECPLPANAGFTAKLITDESELAALTGAITPETLVAFDTETTGLDYLEDTMVGFSFCLSAEEAYYVPVAHSYLGVPEQVGKAAASAALRQIFTGRVVGHNLKFDLHFVNHYMEGFEPSLYADTMIMAWLAAPESALSLDKLALLHLNHTMISFKETVKKGEDFSGVDLADACGYAAEDAWATWRLYEKLTALLGLQGEHLLEEAAAVEFPFSLTLGAMEEAGIRVDTKVLAVFLEEAKERLAALTQNIYELTGSEFNINSTKQLGEVLFEKLELPVVKKTKTGYSTDEKVLNALMEEHPVIEKLLEYRELHKLVSTYLDPLLQLGQQRPDGRIHTSYVQTGTATGRLSSKNPNLQNIPTRTPLGARIREAFVAGKGKKLIGIDYSQIELRLLAHFSDDPTLVDAFKHDKDIHLSTAIALFGEEEAPKKRSIAKTVNFGLLYGMGQKKLSDTLGITTKEAREIITRYFETFPTVKSYFASIVERSKEQGYVETLLGRRRYFDYDKATPMLKAAYERESVNTVFQGSAADLIKMAMNRIDDVIKKERLPATMLLQIHDELIFEADAAQADALGQRFQSIMEEIHPLHIPLRASLNIGAHWGELK from the coding sequence ATGCCCAAAACCATTACCGTCATCGATACCTTCGGTTTCTTCTTCCGCAGTTTTTACGCCCTGCCGCCGCTCACGAACAAAGAGGGTTTCCCGACCGGACTGCTCACCGGGTTCATCAACTTCATTGACCGTCTTCACCAGGACCACGCCAGCGACTACATCGTCTTCGCCCTCGATGCCAAGGGGCCGACCTTCAGGAACGAGATCGACCCCGAGTACAAGGCGCACCGCCCGCCGCCGCCCGACGAGCTCAAGGCGCAGCTGCCCATCGCCATCGAGTGGATCGAAAAGATGGGGTTCAAGACCCTGATGCAGAGCGGCTTCGAGGCCGATGACATGATCGCTTCCATTACGAAAAAGGCGGTCGAGGCGGGGATGGTCGTGCGGATCGTCTCCCACGACAAGGACCTTTACCAGCTCATTGACGACGACAAGGTCGTGCTCGTCGACGCCATCAAGCGCAAGGACGTCAACGAGACGGAGTGCCTGGAGAAATACGGCATCCGCCCCGAACAGTTCACCGACTACCAGGCGCTGCTCGGCGACAGCGCGGATAACGTGCCGGGGGTCAAGGGGATCGGAAAGGTGACGGCGCAGAAGCTGCTCAACGCGTATGAGACCCTCGATAACGTCTACGCAAACATCGACGAAGTGAAGCCGGCCGGGGTACAGAAGAAGCTGCGCGAAGGGGAGGAGAACGCCTGGATGTCGCGGAAACTCGTTACCCTGCGCGACGACCTTTTCGAGACGGTGGCGTGGGACGAGTACGATATGGATGATCGCAACCCCTTCTTGCCGATCGTGCCGGAGCTGATACGCTATGAAATGAACGGAATCATCCGCAAGCTCAAGGCGAAGAAGCTCATCAGTGAGGAGGAGATCAGTCAGGAGAACGCCGTGCAGGAAGCGGAGTGCCCGCTGCCTGCGAACGCCGGTTTCACCGCGAAACTGATCACCGACGAATCGGAGCTCGCCGCGCTCACCGGCGCAATTACCCCGGAGACCCTTGTCGCTTTCGATACGGAGACGACGGGGCTGGATTACCTGGAAGACACGATGGTCGGGTTCAGCTTCTGTCTGAGCGCAGAGGAGGCCTACTACGTCCCCGTCGCGCACAGTTACCTCGGCGTTCCGGAGCAGGTCGGTAAAGCAGCCGCCTCGGCGGCGCTGCGGCAGATCTTTACCGGGCGGGTCGTCGGGCATAACCTCAAATTCGACCTCCACTTCGTCAACCACTATATGGAAGGGTTCGAACCCTCTCTCTATGCCGACACAATGATCATGGCATGGCTCGCCGCGCCCGAGAGCGCGCTCTCCCTTGACAAACTCGCGCTGCTGCACCTGAATCACACGATGATCAGCTTCAAGGAGACGGTCAAGAAGGGGGAAGACTTCTCCGGCGTCGATCTGGCCGATGCCTGCGGCTACGCCGCCGAGGATGCCTGGGCGACATGGAGGCTCTATGAGAAACTGACGGCGCTGCTTGGCCTGCAGGGCGAGCATCTTCTCGAAGAGGCCGCGGCAGTCGAGTTTCCCTTCTCGCTGACGCTCGGCGCGATGGAAGAAGCGGGCATCCGGGTCGATACGAAGGTGCTTGCGGTCTTCCTGGAGGAGGCGAAGGAGCGTTTGGCGGCGCTGACGCAAAACATCTATGAGCTCACCGGCAGTGAATTCAACATCAACTCCACGAAGCAGCTAGGGGAGGTGCTCTTCGAGAAGCTGGAGCTGCCCGTGGTCAAGAAGACGAAGACGGGCTATTCGACGGACGAGAAGGTTCTGAACGCTCTGATGGAAGAGCACCCGGTGATCGAAAAGCTGCTTGAATACCGTGAACTGCACAAGCTCGTCTCTACCTACCTCGACCCGCTCTTGCAGCTGGGGCAGCAGCGTCCCGACGGTCGCATCCACACCTCCTACGTGCAGACGGGGACGGCGACGGGGCGGCTCAGTTCGAAAAACCCGAACCTGCAGAACATCCCGACCCGCACCCCGTTGGGGGCGCGTATCCGCGAGGCCTTCGTGGCCGGTAAGGGCAAAAAGCTTATCGGCATCGACTATTCGCAGATCGAACTGCGGCTGCTGGCGCACTTCAGCGATGACCCGACCCTCGTCGACGCCTTCAAGCATGACAAAGATATCCACCTGAGCACCGCGATCGCGCTCTTTGGCGAGGAGGAGGCCCCGAAGAAGCGCAGCATCGCCAAAACCGTCAACTTCGGCCTGCTTTACGGCATGGGGCAGAAGAAGCTCTCCGATACCCTGGGCATTACGACGAAGGAGGCGCGCGAGATCATCACCCGCTACTTCGAGACCTTCCCGACGGTCAAATCCTACTTCGCCTCCATCGTCGAGCGCTCCAAAGAGCAGGGGTACGTCGAGACCCTGCTGGGGCGCCGCCGCTATTTCGACTATGACAAGGCGACGCCGATGCTCAAAGCCGCGTACGAGCGCGAATCGGTCAACACCGTCTTCCAGGGCAGCGCGGCCGACCTGATCAAAATGGCGATGAATCGCATCGATGATGTGATAAAAAAAGAACGCCTCCCTGCTACCATGCTGCTGCAGATTCACGACGAACTGATCTTCGAGGCGGATGCGGCCCAGGCCGATGCGCTGGGGCAGCGTTTCCAATCTATTATGGAAGAGATCCATCCCCTGCATATCCCGCTGCGGGCGTCGCTGAACATCGGGGCGCACTGGGGCGAACTGAAATAG
- the ccsA gene encoding cytochrome c biogenesis protein CcsA, whose amino-acid sequence MKYLLSVISSMKTMATLMLVFAVSVGYATFVENDFGTPTAKAMIYNARWFEVLLGILAFNLVLNIVRFKMWKKGKGLVFLFHFAFLVILFGAAVTRYVGYEGMMHIREGQTEDKITSSTSYLKIVYDDNGKVGEYKQSLYLSKLGGNDVDTTFDVAGKTVSVKLLEYIPDAVYSVVEAADGKPIVNMMITGGGAPDQMQLSQGEQYENEKLIIDFDSGKPVHDGKPVVRLFMEGDSLKMANGFPMTYLKMDDQSSGAVAPSLENNASTRTLYTTENGANFVIRSFFAKGKKTVVSQETKKKGPMMRSASQDAMRLQFSDGSETQEVVVMGTSGKVGVPEPVTLSGIPMSVSYGADLIRLPFALKLTDFELDRYPGSQSPMSYASDVVLIDKEQNIEMPYRIFMNHVLDHRNYRFFQSSYDRDEKGTVLSVNHDPGTLPTYIGYLLLAIGMFGSLFVKGGRFRQLGKIAKRAAEEKEKLAAGLIAALLLTFAPQSAKADTNPMIKEITSFDRTHADMFGELIVQDSNGRMKPVDTLSTEILHKINRGDTILGLNANQILLSMMLMPEAWRDIKMISSDKLVNKELGFDAGEKTLAFNQFFEYPDEMAGYKLNKYVEEAIRKAPGKRDKFDKAVIKVDERVNVAYMVYTGALLRLWPDAGDANHKWVATIEAINGFTPQESMLVRYLAAQYFSSIDDAVKSGDWSKADAALEQIAEHQKKAGSTVYPDENKVKLEIWYNHANIFERLWPLYFLVGFVLLVFAFAHIINPRVKLGLFAKGAYGLLVLFFIAHTVGLAIRWYISGHAPWSNGYESMIYIGWASVLAGFIFSKNSPITLAATSILAGLILFVAHLNWMDPQVTNLVPVLQSYWLSIHVSMITGSYGFLGLGALLGFITLILFMFNSGKRAHSISLSIKELNAINEMSLMVGLATLTVGNFLGGVWANESWGRYWGWDPKETWALVTILVYAVVIHLRFIKKIYTPYLFSVISLLAFTSVLMTYFGVNYYLAGMHSYAKGDPVPIPDFVPVTYAIVFAVIALASRHRKLAPLCKE is encoded by the coding sequence ATGAAGTACCTCCTCTCTGTGATCAGCTCCATGAAAACCATGGCCACGTTAATGCTGGTGTTTGCCGTCTCCGTCGGATACGCGACTTTTGTCGAAAACGATTTCGGCACGCCGACGGCCAAGGCCATGATCTACAACGCCCGATGGTTCGAGGTGCTGCTGGGTATTCTGGCGTTCAACCTCGTACTCAATATCGTACGATTCAAGATGTGGAAGAAGGGGAAGGGGCTTGTCTTCCTCTTTCACTTCGCTTTCCTCGTCATCCTGTTCGGCGCGGCGGTGACCCGCTATGTCGGTTATGAAGGGATGATGCACATCCGCGAAGGGCAGACGGAGGACAAGATCACCAGCTCCACGAGCTACCTCAAAATCGTCTATGACGACAACGGCAAGGTCGGCGAGTACAAGCAGAGTCTCTATCTTTCCAAGCTCGGCGGCAACGACGTCGACACGACCTTCGATGTCGCCGGCAAAACGGTCAGCGTCAAACTGCTTGAATACATCCCCGATGCCGTCTACAGCGTTGTGGAAGCCGCGGACGGCAAGCCGATTGTCAACATGATGATCACCGGCGGCGGCGCCCCCGACCAGATGCAGCTCTCGCAGGGCGAACAGTATGAAAACGAGAAACTCATTATCGACTTCGACTCCGGCAAGCCGGTGCACGACGGCAAACCGGTCGTCCGCCTGTTTATGGAAGGCGACAGCCTGAAGATGGCCAACGGTTTCCCGATGACCTACCTCAAGATGGATGACCAGAGCAGCGGCGCCGTTGCACCTTCCCTGGAGAATAACGCGTCGACACGGACGCTCTATACAACGGAGAACGGCGCGAACTTCGTCATCCGCAGCTTCTTCGCCAAGGGGAAAAAGACGGTTGTCTCCCAGGAAACGAAAAAGAAGGGGCCGATGATGCGCAGTGCCTCGCAGGACGCAATGCGCCTGCAGTTCAGCGACGGCAGCGAGACCCAGGAGGTCGTCGTCATGGGCACCTCCGGCAAAGTCGGCGTGCCGGAACCGGTGACGCTCTCGGGCATCCCGATGTCGGTCAGCTACGGCGCCGATCTCATCCGCCTGCCGTTCGCCCTGAAGCTGACGGATTTCGAGCTCGACCGCTACCCGGGATCACAGTCACCGATGTCCTATGCGAGCGACGTCGTCCTGATAGACAAGGAACAGAACATCGAAATGCCTTACCGTATCTTTATGAACCACGTTCTTGACCACCGTAACTACCGTTTCTTCCAGTCCTCCTACGACCGTGACGAGAAGGGGACGGTCCTCTCCGTCAACCACGACCCGGGGACCCTGCCGACCTACATCGGCTACCTGCTGCTGGCCATCGGGATGTTCGGTTCACTCTTCGTCAAGGGCGGACGCTTCCGCCAGCTGGGCAAGATCGCCAAGCGTGCGGCCGAAGAGAAAGAGAAACTGGCCGCAGGGCTTATTGCAGCACTGTTGCTGACGTTCGCGCCGCAAAGCGCCAAAGCCGATACGAATCCGATGATCAAGGAGATCACCTCCTTTGACCGGACCCACGCCGATATGTTCGGAGAGCTGATCGTCCAGGACAGCAACGGCCGTATGAAACCGGTCGATACCCTCAGCACGGAGATCCTGCACAAGATCAACCGCGGCGATACTATCCTCGGTCTCAATGCAAATCAGATCCTGCTCTCGATGATGCTGATGCCCGAAGCGTGGCGCGACATCAAGATGATCAGTTCGGACAAGCTGGTCAACAAGGAGCTGGGATTCGACGCCGGTGAGAAAACCCTCGCCTTCAACCAGTTCTTTGAATACCCCGATGAGATGGCCGGCTACAAACTTAACAAGTATGTCGAAGAGGCGATCCGCAAGGCGCCGGGCAAACGTGACAAGTTCGACAAAGCCGTCATCAAAGTAGACGAACGCGTCAACGTCGCCTACATGGTCTACACGGGTGCGCTGCTGCGCCTCTGGCCGGATGCGGGGGATGCGAACCACAAATGGGTGGCGACGATTGAGGCGATCAACGGCTTTACCCCACAGGAGAGCATGCTCGTACGCTACCTCGCCGCCCAGTACTTCTCCTCCATCGACGACGCGGTTAAGAGCGGCGACTGGAGCAAGGCGGATGCCGCGCTGGAGCAGATCGCCGAGCATCAGAAAAAGGCGGGATCTACCGTCTATCCCGACGAGAACAAGGTGAAACTGGAGATCTGGTACAACCACGCCAACATCTTCGAGCGCCTCTGGCCGCTCTATTTCCTCGTCGGTTTCGTCCTGCTGGTCTTCGCCTTCGCGCACATCATCAACCCGCGCGTCAAGCTGGGGCTCTTCGCCAAGGGAGCCTACGGTCTGCTCGTGCTCTTCTTCATCGCCCACACGGTCGGCCTGGCGATCCGCTGGTACATCTCCGGCCACGCCCCGTGGTCGAACGGGTACGAGTCGATGATCTATATCGGCTGGGCGTCTGTGCTGGCGGGCTTCATCTTCTCGAAGAATTCGCCGATTACCCTTGCGGCCACCTCCATCCTTGCCGGGCTGATCCTCTTTGTCGCCCACCTCAACTGGATGGACCCGCAGGTGACGAACCTCGTGCCGGTCCTGCAGTCGTACTGGCTCAGTATCCACGTCTCTATGATCACCGGCAGCTACGGCTTCCTGGGACTGGGGGCGCTGCTGGGTTTCATTACGCTGATCCTGTTCATGTTCAATTCGGGCAAGCGTGCGCACAGCATCTCGCTCTCCATCAAGGAGCTCAACGCCATTAACGAAATGAGCCTGATGGTCGGGCTGGCGACGCTGACGGTGGGGAACTTCCTCGGCGGGGTCTGGGCCAACGAGAGCTGGGGCCGCTACTGGGGCTGGGACCCGAAAGAGACCTGGGCACTGGTGACGATCCTCGTCTATGCCGTCGTCATCCACCTGCGTTTTATCAAGAAGATCTATACGCCGTACCTCTTCAGCGTCATCTCCCTGCTCGCCTTTACGTCGGTGCTGATGACCTACTTCGGCGTCAACTACTACTTGGCGGGGATGCACTCCTACGCCAAGGGCGATCCGGTACCGATCCCGGATTTCGTCCCGGTCACCTACGCGATCGTCTTCGCGGTCATCGCGCTGGCTTCGCGCCACCGCAAACTCGCACCGCTGTGCAAGGAGTAG
- a CDS encoding pyrimidine dimer DNA glycosylase/endonuclease V, with translation MRLWSIHPKYLDAKGLVALWREALLAQNVLLDRTKGYKHHPQLLRFQQCEAPATAIGCYLGFVADEADRRGYRFNREKIVMHGACALMPVHTGQLSYEFTHLLGKLKHRAPDRYKVLESLQEIETHPLFKAIAGDVEAWEVIPTAAP, from the coding sequence ATGCGACTCTGGTCCATCCACCCGAAATACCTGGACGCCAAAGGGTTGGTCGCCCTGTGGCGCGAGGCACTGCTGGCACAGAACGTGTTGCTCGACAGAACGAAGGGGTATAAGCACCACCCTCAGCTGCTCCGTTTCCAACAGTGTGAAGCGCCTGCGACTGCCATTGGCTGCTATCTCGGTTTCGTGGCGGACGAGGCGGACAGGAGAGGCTATAGGTTCAACAGGGAAAAAATTGTGATGCACGGAGCATGCGCCCTGATGCCTGTCCATACGGGTCAGCTCTCATACGAATTCACCCATCTGCTGGGCAAACTGAAACACCGGGCCCCGGACCGTTACAAAGTACTAGAATCGTTACAGGAGATTGAAACGCATCCGCTCTTTAAAGCGATTGCGGGGGATGTGGAGGCGTGGGAGGTCATCCCGACCGCGGCACCCTGA
- a CDS encoding cupin domain-containing protein — translation MKTYTFLEAPRFGERVVVEKMLETPFSKEIRICMTKGSIMREHTAPGPITIMVLEGCVTLTSNGDAADLECGEMVCFDAHVPHSLEGRTKSVIRLTLSKGDALKRVIDLVKA, via the coding sequence ATGAAAACGTACACGTTTCTGGAAGCGCCGCGTTTCGGAGAACGGGTCGTCGTCGAAAAGATGCTGGAGACCCCTTTTTCCAAGGAGATCCGCATCTGTATGACCAAAGGCAGCATCATGCGCGAGCACACCGCGCCCGGACCGATTACCATCATGGTTCTCGAAGGCTGTGTTACACTCACCTCCAATGGTGATGCGGCCGACCTTGAATGCGGAGAGATGGTCTGTTTCGATGCACACGTCCCCCACTCCCTCGAAGGCCGTACGAAGAGCGTTATCCGGCTGACGCTTTCAAAAGGCGACGCGCTTAAACGGGTCATCGACCTGGTGAAGGCGTGA
- a CDS encoding hemerythrin family protein, whose translation MIAFAELPKVAFNEMNTVHAEEVEQLNHIETLLDTGAPETALSQALEALFFHTREHFANEEHLMREVGFPAFEMHKAEHDRALNAFQLVMMEWRNRNDDEIIRDYICTDTPQWLQQHIATMDTVTANFIAMVKGS comes from the coding sequence ATGATCGCTTTCGCCGAACTCCCCAAAGTCGCTTTTAACGAGATGAACACCGTTCATGCCGAAGAGGTGGAACAGCTCAACCATATTGAGACGCTCCTCGACACCGGTGCGCCCGAAACGGCCCTCTCTCAGGCACTCGAGGCACTTTTTTTCCATACCCGCGAGCACTTCGCGAACGAGGAGCACCTCATGCGAGAGGTCGGCTTTCCCGCGTTCGAGATGCACAAAGCCGAGCATGACCGCGCCCTCAATGCATTCCAGCTGGTGATGATGGAGTGGCGCAACCGCAACGACGATGAGATCATCCGCGACTACATCTGCACCGATACGCCACAGTGGCTGCAACAGCACATCGCGACCATGGACACCGTCACGGCAAACTTCATCGCGATGGTGAAGGGGAGTTGA
- a CDS encoding Crp/Fnr family transcriptional regulator, which translates to MGLEHCYLFNRLEGDDLAQLREITRVKSYSAGSTLFYAGEHPGKLRLIVSGVVKVVKHDTAGNEIVLAHFRADDLVAEAAHFENIPYPATARCETDVTLYEIDFGAFKSRFLNRPDVALGIIRSLTRKIKQLEAVIRRTTVDDAQTRLARYLLEHADVLAATTQKQIASQIGLTPETVSRIVRRFKARGWVEVRARKIVIVDAEGLRSLLDESV; encoded by the coding sequence ATGGGACTGGAACACTGCTATCTGTTTAACCGGCTGGAAGGGGATGACCTGGCACAGTTGCGGGAGATCACCCGGGTGAAATCGTACAGCGCGGGGAGCACGCTTTTTTATGCCGGGGAACACCCGGGAAAACTCCGCCTCATCGTATCGGGAGTCGTCAAGGTCGTCAAGCACGACACGGCAGGCAACGAGATCGTCCTGGCCCATTTCCGTGCCGACGACCTGGTCGCCGAGGCGGCACATTTCGAAAACATCCCCTATCCGGCGACGGCGCGCTGCGAAACAGACGTGACGCTCTACGAGATCGATTTCGGGGCTTTCAAAAGCCGTTTTCTGAACCGACCGGATGTGGCGCTGGGCATCATCCGGTCGCTGACGCGCAAGATCAAGCAGCTCGAAGCGGTGATCCGGCGTACCACGGTCGACGATGCGCAGACCCGCCTGGCACGCTACCTGCTGGAACATGCCGACGTGCTCGCCGCGACGACCCAGAAGCAGATCGCGTCACAGATCGGCCTGACGCCTGAAACGGTTTCGCGCATCGTGCGGCGTTTCAAAGCACGGGGATGGGTCGAGGTGCGCGCGCGGAAGATCGTTATCGTCGATGCAGAGGGCCTGAGAAGCCTGTTGGATGAGTCGGTTTAG
- a CDS encoding SDR family oxidoreductase, with translation MQNSTNHHIAIFGSTSYIGTHLIAKLYNAGYKITLFTRTTRKFEFLNDECYFLERTSPDICIAEQRLEVRGFDDIVTTLQGVDAVYYLVHSLYVKGDYDFSLKDNRLAGLVGKACTKAGVKQIIYLGGLGVETEGYPLSMHLRSRQQTAEFLCKEHDGVTEFRAGVIIGAGNSSFEIIRSLATKLPLVPKALGKEGLCQTIAVEDLVAYLTHALLNEKYYDQIVEIGSNEVLTYSAIVQTYADIVVDKKLHVAPLPLFNKIFTPYVLSKIISRMSGMRAILVERLLEGMNSAAIIGNHPVSKVDPHCPVKPKPFTEALRIAGQRCEELTYLSVWSTPYEESVLNPEKKKQFLRFTSELKEGMLFEAYSATFPAEKIEDVFYRVKDIGGTTGYYSPRWLWQVRGFIDVLLGGRGLRDTKRAPKFIRVGDRIDFWVVTFYKNKPGNKVLRLKAEMLTPGNAWLQFILQPVQEEEGKARLTLTAYFEPNGIGGYLYWYSLYFIHKYIFKTMVENILLASYQIPAAANVSS, from the coding sequence ATGCAAAACAGTACGAATCACCATATCGCTATTTTCGGATCGACCAGTTACATCGGAACGCACCTCATTGCCAAGCTCTACAACGCCGGTTACAAAATCACCCTCTTTACACGGACCACGCGCAAGTTTGAGTTTTTAAACGACGAGTGCTACTTTCTTGAACGGACCAGCCCAGACATCTGCATAGCGGAACAGCGTCTTGAAGTGCGCGGCTTTGACGATATCGTCACGACACTTCAAGGAGTGGATGCCGTCTATTACCTCGTCCACTCGCTTTATGTCAAAGGGGACTATGATTTTTCGCTCAAGGACAACCGGCTGGCAGGGCTCGTGGGCAAGGCCTGTACCAAAGCCGGAGTCAAACAGATCATCTATCTGGGTGGGCTTGGGGTCGAGACGGAGGGCTATCCGCTTTCAATGCACCTCAGAAGCAGGCAGCAAACGGCAGAATTTTTGTGCAAAGAGCATGACGGTGTGACCGAATTCCGCGCCGGCGTTATCATCGGCGCGGGAAATTCAAGTTTCGAAATCATCCGCAGCCTGGCGACCAAACTCCCTTTAGTACCCAAAGCTTTAGGCAAAGAGGGGTTGTGCCAGACGATTGCCGTCGAAGACCTCGTTGCCTACCTCACCCACGCACTTTTGAACGAGAAATATTATGACCAAATCGTCGAGATCGGTTCGAATGAAGTCCTCACCTACTCCGCTATCGTGCAGACCTACGCAGATATCGTCGTCGATAAAAAACTGCATGTGGCCCCCCTGCCGCTGTTTAACAAGATCTTCACCCCCTATGTGTTAAGCAAAATCATCTCGCGGATGTCCGGGATGCGCGCCATTCTAGTTGAACGGCTTTTGGAGGGCATGAATTCGGCCGCGATTATCGGCAATCACCCCGTCTCCAAAGTCGATCCGCACTGTCCCGTTAAACCGAAACCTTTTACGGAGGCACTGAGAATCGCCGGCCAAAGATGCGAAGAGCTGACCTACCTGAGCGTCTGGTCCACGCCATATGAAGAGTCCGTACTCAATCCCGAAAAGAAAAAGCAGTTTTTGCGCTTTACGTCGGAACTCAAAGAGGGGATGCTTTTTGAAGCATACAGCGCGACTTTCCCCGCAGAAAAGATAGAGGATGTCTTCTACCGGGTTAAGGACATCGGGGGAACAACGGGCTATTACTCGCCGAGATGGCTCTGGCAGGTCCGCGGGTTTATCGATGTTCTGCTCGGCGGCAGAGGCCTCCGCGATACCAAAAGGGCACCAAAGTTCATCAGGGTCGGTGACCGGATCGACTTTTGGGTCGTCACGTTTTATAAGAACAAGCCCGGCAACAAAGTGCTGAGGCTCAAAGCGGAGATGCTCACCCCAGGCAATGCCTGGCTGCAGTTCATCCTGCAGCCGGTCCAGGAAGAGGAGGGAAAAGCCCGATTAACGCTGACCGCCTATTTCGAGCCCAACGGCATCGGAGGATACCTTTACTGGTACAGCCTCTACTTTATACATAAATACATTTTCAAAACCATGGTCGAAAACATCCTACTGGCAAGCTACCAAATCCCCGCAGCAGCCAATGTTTCAAGCTAA